From a region of the Anaeromyxobacter sp. genome:
- a CDS encoding adenosylcobalamin-dependent ribonucleoside-diphosphate reductase → MVALSENARQVLARRYLLRDEAGQPLETPAGLFHRVAEAVARAEAPRQRGRWTEAFEARLAALEFLPNSPTLMNAGRPHGQLAACFVLPVEDDLAAIFDALKWAALIHQSGGGTGFSFSRLRPRGDLVRTTHGVASGPLSFIRVFDGATEIIKQGGVRRGANMAVLHAAHPDILEFVDAKRGPGLGNFNVSVAAPDALFEAAAGGREWPLLHPATGGVVRRMPARALLERIASAAWSGGEPGLVFLDRVEAGNPTPDLGRFEAVNPCGEQPLLPFEACTLGSVNLARFEAGGQVDWDGLAGCVRDGVRFLDDVLEVNTWPLPQVAAISARNRKIGLGVMGWADLLIRLGIPYDAPEALDLAAGVMGFVRREAHQESQRLAGERGPFPGFPTSALAAAGGRPRRHATVTTLAPTGTLALIAGCSSGIEPLFALAYVRHALDGAELPEEHPALAAALEAAGAAAALPAVRAAGRARGVAGVPEPVARRFATAHDVAPEAHVRMQAAFQRFVDNGVSKTVNLPSQATVDEVARCFQLAFELGCKGLTVYRDGSRDQQVLVSGAAAERCPACQGPLSRSGGCATCARCGYGSCETAE, encoded by the coding sequence ATGGTGGCCCTCTCCGAGAACGCCCGCCAGGTGCTGGCCCGGCGCTACCTGCTGCGCGACGAGGCCGGCCAGCCGCTGGAGACCCCGGCCGGGCTGTTCCACCGGGTGGCGGAGGCGGTGGCCCGGGCCGAGGCGCCGCGCCAGCGCGGCCGGTGGACCGAGGCCTTCGAGGCCCGGCTGGCGGCCCTGGAGTTCCTGCCCAACTCGCCCACCCTGATGAACGCCGGCCGGCCCCACGGCCAGCTGGCGGCCTGCTTCGTCCTGCCGGTGGAGGACGACCTGGCCGCCATCTTCGACGCCCTCAAGTGGGCGGCGCTCATCCACCAGTCCGGTGGCGGCACCGGCTTCTCCTTCTCGCGCCTGCGCCCGCGCGGCGATCTGGTGCGGACCACCCACGGGGTGGCCTCGGGGCCGCTCTCCTTCATCCGCGTCTTCGACGGCGCCACCGAGATCATCAAGCAGGGCGGGGTGCGCCGCGGCGCCAACATGGCGGTGCTGCACGCCGCCCACCCGGACATCCTGGAGTTCGTGGACGCCAAGCGCGGGCCCGGCCTGGGCAACTTCAACGTCTCGGTGGCCGCGCCGGACGCGCTCTTCGAGGCGGCGGCGGGCGGTCGCGAGTGGCCCCTCCTGCACCCCGCCACCGGCGGCGTGGTGCGGCGGATGCCGGCCCGGGCGCTGCTCGAGCGGATCGCCTCGGCGGCCTGGTCGGGCGGCGAGCCCGGCCTGGTGTTCCTCGACCGGGTGGAGGCCGGCAACCCCACGCCGGACCTGGGCCGGTTCGAGGCCGTCAACCCGTGCGGCGAGCAGCCGCTCCTGCCCTTCGAGGCCTGCACGCTCGGGTCGGTCAACCTGGCCCGCTTCGAGGCGGGCGGCCAGGTCGACTGGGACGGGCTGGCCGGCTGCGTCCGCGACGGCGTCCGCTTCCTGGACGACGTGCTCGAGGTGAACACCTGGCCGCTGCCGCAGGTCGCCGCCATCTCCGCCCGGAACCGGAAGATCGGCCTGGGGGTGATGGGCTGGGCCGACCTGCTGATCCGCCTGGGGATCCCCTACGACGCGCCGGAGGCGCTCGACCTGGCGGCCGGGGTGATGGGCTTCGTGCGGCGCGAGGCCCACCAGGAGAGCCAGCGGCTGGCCGGCGAGCGCGGCCCCTTCCCGGGCTTCCCCACCAGCGCCCTGGCGGCGGCGGGAGGCCGGCCACGCCGCCACGCCACGGTGACCACGCTGGCGCCCACCGGCACCCTGGCCCTCATCGCCGGCTGCTCCTCGGGCATCGAGCCGCTCTTCGCCCTGGCCTACGTGCGCCACGCCCTGGACGGCGCCGAGCTCCCCGAGGAGCACCCGGCGCTGGCGGCGGCCCTCGAGGCGGCCGGCGCGGCGGCGGCGCTGCCGGCGGTGCGGGCGGCCGGCCGGGCCCGCGGGGTGGCCGGCGTGCCGGAGCCGGTGGCGCGCCGCTTCGCCACCGCCCACGACGTGGCGCCCGAGGCGCACGTGCGCATGCAGGCCGCCTTCCAGCGCTTCGTCGACAACGGGGTCTCCAAGACCGTCAACCTGCCGAGCCAGGCCACGGTGGACGAGGTGGCGCGCTGCTTCCAGCTGGCCTTCGAGCTGGGCTGCAAGGGGCTGACCGTCTACCGCGACGGCTCGCGCGACCAGCAGGTGCTGGTGAGCGGGGCCGCCGCGGAGCGCTGCCCGGCCTGCCAGGGGCCGCTCTCTCGCAGCGGCGGGTGCGCCACCTGCGCGCGCTGCGGCTACGGCTCCTGCGAGACCGCCGAGTAG
- a CDS encoding DUF4395 domain-containing protein gives MSGIVKFGEDVEGYRIPVLNEREIRAAAGILFALMFAAIAGAVLKGSFVLLKYAIAVFLPDMLLRVLVSPRYAPTLILGRLIVRNQVPEYVGARQKRFAWILGVALATVMFVLVNVLNTFSPITGIICLLCLVFLFFESAFGICLGCKLYALVARQKPEYCPGEVCEAGARQEIQRTTPAQLLILVGLVAYVVLVAVLFHAGFGVAPHALFGA, from the coding sequence ATGAGCGGCATCGTGAAGTTCGGTGAGGACGTCGAGGGCTATCGCATCCCGGTGCTGAACGAGCGGGAGATCCGGGCCGCCGCCGGGATCCTCTTCGCCCTCATGTTCGCGGCCATCGCGGGGGCGGTCCTCAAGGGGAGCTTCGTCCTCCTCAAGTACGCCATCGCCGTCTTCCTGCCCGACATGCTCCTCCGGGTCCTGGTGAGCCCGCGCTACGCCCCCACGCTGATCCTCGGTCGGCTCATCGTCCGCAACCAGGTGCCCGAGTACGTCGGGGCCCGCCAGAAGCGGTTCGCCTGGATCCTCGGCGTGGCGCTGGCCACGGTGATGTTCGTCCTGGTGAACGTGCTCAACACCTTCAGCCCGATCACCGGGATCATCTGCCTCCTCTGCCTGGTGTTCCTCTTCTTCGAGTCGGCCTTCGGCATCTGCCTGGGCTGCAAGCTCTACGCGCTGGTCGCCCGGCAGAAGCCGGAGTACTGCCCCGGGGAGGTCTGCGAGGCGGGGGCGCGGCAGGAGATCCAGCGCACCACGCCGGCCCAGCTCCTGATCCTGGTCGGGCTGGTGGCCTACGTGGTCCTGGTGGCGGTGCTCTTCCACGCCGGCTTCGGCGTCGCGCCGCACGCCCTCTTCGGCGCCTAG
- a CDS encoding phosphoesterase: MLIDLHLHGPETPGCTLRPAEALAAARAAGLDAVAFTDVDTLAGLAALKAAGREAGLPVLVGAEVITDRGHYLCFFPDPAAVPPLPELFGGVAPWPAQRVLAAVRALGGAVVAAHPYDRSVAHPSGDAIFTLDGLAAIQGLHGRRRGHHDDLAVEAADHLNLPCVGGSGALAAASEVGSAATLFRDLVTCEADLVAQLLAGTVFCVALGVTPPPARDERGGRGGDRRGGGRGEPRGRGGPRRDR; this comes from the coding sequence ATGCTCATCGACCTGCACCTGCACGGCCCCGAGACCCCCGGCTGCACGCTCCGTCCGGCCGAGGCGCTGGCCGCCGCCAGGGCCGCCGGCCTGGACGCCGTGGCCTTCACCGACGTGGACACCCTGGCCGGGCTGGCGGCGCTCAAGGCCGCCGGACGCGAGGCCGGGCTGCCGGTGCTGGTGGGCGCCGAGGTGATCACCGATCGCGGCCACTACCTCTGCTTCTTCCCCGATCCGGCCGCGGTGCCGCCGCTGCCCGAGCTGTTCGGGGGCGTGGCCCCCTGGCCGGCGCAGCGGGTGCTGGCCGCGGTGCGGGCGCTGGGCGGGGCGGTGGTGGCGGCGCACCCCTACGACAGGTCGGTGGCCCACCCCAGCGGCGACGCCATCTTCACCCTGGACGGGCTGGCGGCCATCCAGGGCCTGCACGGGCGGCGGCGCGGGCACCACGACGACCTGGCCGTCGAGGCCGCCGACCACCTCAACCTGCCCTGCGTGGGCGGCTCCGGGGCGCTGGCCGCGGCGTCCGAGGTGGGCAGCGCGGCCACCCTCTTCCGCGACCTGGTGACCTGCGAGGCCGACCTGGTGGCGCAGCTCCTGGCCGGCACGGTCTTCTGCGTGGCGCTCGGCGTCACGCCGCCGCCGGCGCGGGACGAGCGCGGCGGGCGGGGCGGCGACCGGCGGGGCGGCGGGCGCGGTGAGCCGCGCGGCCGCGGCGGGCCCCGCCGGGACCGCTAG